From Bradyrhizobium sp. NDS-1, the proteins below share one genomic window:
- a CDS encoding adenylate/guanylate cyclase domain-containing protein, with product MKRLKILRRWFARKFGLARLMCLALLVLFAGARLWDPPPIQELRLRTFDMFQLIDPRQKAARPVTIVDIDDKSLARLGQWPWPRTRIADMIQNLTNHGAVVIGFDVVFSEADRLNPDLVAGQMRSLDEATRAKLRELPSNDQILADAIKRSRVVLGETGLPEVLSELDKSLPFTGVATVGEEGAERFLFEFPGLLRNVPVIEKAAAGRGLFSIRTERDGLIRRVPMIMLAQGNIMPSLSLEILRVATGTPTLLVRTDKTGLKGVRLKGVEIPTDRNGQLWVHYARRDPSIYVSAVDVIDNIVPAAKIAGKLVLVGTSAGGLNDIKTTPVSRAMPGVEIHAQVLESVLSKAVISQPNYALGVELIAALIIGLLVIIFTPNLGPVRLVLAGAAFAAILVGVSWFFYAQHRYLIDFTYPLLSTTAIYLTLIFASFVREQRQRVQIRGMFAQYMSPVLVEQLAQSPEKLVLGGEEREMTIMFSDVRGFTTISESYKHDPQGLIALMNRFLTPLTDVIIDRKGYIDKYMGDAIMAFWNAPLDDAEHEVNACEAAIRMLEQIDAVNKEREEEAAEGGHVYIPLNVGIGLNTGIGVVGNMGSDLKKNYSVLGDSVNLASRLEGQSKEYGFPIIVGSRTALAVKDKFAILELDFIMVKGKTEPEVIYAIAGREDVMHSAAFQRLRNITIEMLGCYRGRDWQGALDAIERGRRSEDADTLEKLFRLYEARIKEFQINPPAEGWTGAYALLTK from the coding sequence ATGAAACGGCTCAAAATCCTGCGGCGGTGGTTTGCGCGCAAGTTCGGCCTTGCGCGGCTGATGTGCCTTGCGCTGCTGGTCCTGTTTGCCGGCGCGCGCCTCTGGGATCCGCCGCCGATCCAGGAATTGCGGCTGCGCACCTTCGACATGTTCCAGCTGATCGACCCCCGCCAGAAGGCGGCGCGGCCGGTCACCATCGTCGACATCGACGACAAGAGCCTCGCCAGGCTCGGGCAATGGCCGTGGCCGCGGACGCGGATCGCGGATATGATCCAGAACCTGACCAATCACGGCGCGGTCGTGATCGGTTTCGACGTGGTGTTCTCGGAGGCCGACCGTCTCAATCCGGATCTGGTCGCGGGCCAGATGCGCTCGCTGGACGAGGCGACCCGCGCCAAGCTCCGCGAACTGCCGAGCAACGACCAGATCCTCGCCGACGCGATCAAGCGCTCGCGCGTGGTGCTGGGCGAGACCGGGCTGCCCGAGGTCCTGTCCGAGCTGGACAAGTCACTTCCGTTCACCGGCGTCGCGACCGTCGGCGAGGAGGGGGCCGAACGGTTCCTGTTCGAATTCCCCGGCTTGTTGCGCAACGTGCCGGTCATCGAGAAGGCCGCGGCCGGCCGCGGCCTGTTCTCGATCAGGACCGAGCGCGATGGATTGATTCGCCGCGTGCCGATGATCATGCTCGCCCAGGGCAACATCATGCCCTCGCTCAGCCTCGAGATCCTGCGCGTTGCGACCGGCACGCCGACGCTGCTTGTGAGGACCGACAAGACCGGCCTCAAGGGCGTCCGCCTCAAGGGCGTGGAAATCCCGACCGACCGGAACGGCCAGCTCTGGGTCCACTATGCCCGCCGCGATCCCTCGATCTATGTCTCGGCCGTCGATGTCATCGACAACATCGTACCGGCCGCCAAGATCGCCGGCAAGCTGGTGCTGGTCGGCACCTCCGCCGGCGGGTTGAACGACATCAAGACCACGCCGGTGTCCCGGGCCATGCCGGGGGTCGAGATCCACGCTCAGGTGCTCGAAAGCGTGCTGAGCAAGGCGGTCATTTCGCAGCCGAACTATGCGCTCGGTGTCGAGCTGATCGCGGCGTTGATCATCGGCCTGCTGGTCATCATCTTCACGCCGAATCTCGGACCGGTGCGCCTGGTGCTCGCTGGCGCTGCCTTTGCCGCCATCCTGGTCGGCGTGTCCTGGTTCTTCTACGCGCAGCATCGCTACCTCATCGACTTCACCTATCCGCTGCTCTCGACCACCGCGATCTATCTGACCCTGATCTTCGCCAGCTTCGTGCGCGAGCAGCGCCAGCGCGTGCAGATCCGCGGCATGTTCGCGCAGTACATGTCGCCGGTCCTGGTCGAGCAGCTGGCGCAGTCGCCGGAAAAGCTCGTGCTCGGCGGCGAGGAGCGCGAGATGACGATCATGTTCTCCGACGTGCGCGGCTTCACGACGATCTCGGAAAGCTACAAGCACGACCCGCAAGGCCTGATCGCGCTGATGAATCGCTTCCTGACGCCGCTGACCGACGTGATCATCGACCGGAAGGGGTATATCGACAAGTACATGGGCGACGCCATCATGGCGTTCTGGAACGCGCCGCTCGACGATGCCGAACATGAGGTCAATGCCTGCGAGGCCGCGATCCGGATGCTCGAGCAGATCGACGCGGTCAACAAGGAGCGCGAGGAGGAGGCCGCCGAGGGCGGCCATGTCTACATTCCGCTCAATGTCGGCATCGGCCTCAACACCGGCATCGGCGTCGTCGGCAATATGGGCTCCGACCTGAAGAAGAACTATTCGGTGCTCGGCGACAGCGTGAACCTCGCTTCGCGTCTGGAAGGCCAGTCGAAGGAATACGGCTTTCCCATCATCGTGGGCTCCAGGACCGCGCTTGCCGTCAAGGATAAATTCGCGATCCTCGAGCTCGACTTCATCATGGTGAAGGGCAAGACCGAGCCGGAGGTGATCTATGCCATCGCCGGTCGCGAGGACGTGATGCATTCGGCCGCCTTCCAGCGCCTGCGCAACATCACCATCGAGATGCTCGGCTGCTACCGTGGCCGCGACTGGCAGGGTGCGCTGGATGCGATCGAACGCGGCCGTCGCAGCGAAGATGCCGACACGCTGGAAAAGCTGTTCAGGCTCTACGAGGCCCGCATCAAGGAGTTCCAGATCAATCCACCGGCCGAGGGCTGGACCGGAGCGTATGCGCTGCTGACGAAGTAG
- a CDS encoding ABC transporter substrate-binding protein, with product MRLRLSTCLAVLALASFALSARAETVVRYGISMADIPLTTGQPDRGAGAYQFTAYTIYDPLVAWEMDVSDRPGKLVPGLATEWKVDDTDKTKWRFTLRKGVKFHDGSEFNADAVIWNLDKVLNDKAPQFDKRQSAQVKTRLPSVASYAKIDDFTVEITTKTVDSFFPYQMLWFLVSSPAQYEKLGKDWDKFASQPSGTGPFKLTKLVPRELAELSRNPDYWNKKRIPKADKIVLVPMPEALTRTNALLAGQVDLIETPAPDAVPQLKAAGMKLVDNVTPHVWNYHLSVLPGSPWTDIRLRKALNLAIDRDAVVGLMNGLAKPAKGQVDPSSPWFGKPGFELKYDLAAAKKLVEEAGYSKAKPLKATFIIAQGGTGQMLSLPMNEFLQQSFKEIGIDIDFKVVELETLYTHWRKGAADEMNAGITANNIAYVTSDPLYAIVRFFHSGQIAPVGVNWGGYKNPKVDALIDEAKQTFDSVKQDALLAQAHALIVDDATLVWVVHDTNPHALSPKIKQFVQAQHWFQDLTTIGME from the coding sequence ATGCGTCTTCGTTTATCGACCTGTCTCGCCGTGCTTGCGCTGGCGTCGTTCGCACTCTCGGCGCGCGCCGAAACGGTGGTGCGCTACGGCATCTCGATGGCGGATATCCCGCTGACGACGGGGCAGCCCGATCGCGGTGCCGGCGCCTATCAGTTCACGGCGTACACGATCTACGATCCCCTGGTGGCCTGGGAGATGGACGTCAGCGACCGTCCCGGCAAGCTGGTGCCGGGGCTCGCGACCGAGTGGAAGGTCGATGACACCGACAAGACCAAATGGCGCTTCACGCTTCGCAAGGGCGTCAAGTTTCACGACGGCAGCGAGTTCAACGCCGATGCGGTGATCTGGAATCTGGACAAGGTGCTCAACGACAAGGCGCCGCAATTCGACAAGCGGCAGAGCGCGCAGGTCAAGACCCGCCTGCCCTCCGTTGCAAGCTACGCCAAGATCGACGACTTCACGGTGGAGATCACGACCAAGACGGTCGATTCCTTCTTCCCCTACCAGATGCTGTGGTTCCTGGTCTCGAGCCCCGCGCAATATGAGAAGCTGGGCAAGGATTGGGACAAGTTCGCGAGCCAGCCCTCCGGCACCGGGCCGTTCAAATTGACAAAACTGGTGCCGCGCGAGCTCGCCGAGCTCAGCAGGAATCCGGATTATTGGAACAAGAAACGCATCCCAAAGGCCGACAAGATCGTGCTGGTGCCGATGCCGGAAGCGCTGACACGCACCAATGCGCTGCTCGCGGGGCAGGTCGACCTGATCGAGACGCCGGCACCGGATGCCGTGCCGCAGCTCAAGGCCGCGGGCATGAAGCTCGTCGACAACGTCACGCCCCATGTCTGGAATTATCATCTCAGCGTGCTGCCGGGCTCGCCCTGGACCGATATCCGCCTGCGCAAGGCGCTGAACCTCGCAATTGATCGCGATGCGGTGGTCGGCTTGATGAATGGCCTCGCAAAGCCCGCGAAGGGCCAGGTCGACCCGTCGAGCCCATGGTTCGGCAAGCCGGGCTTCGAGCTCAAATATGATCTGGCCGCGGCGAAGAAGCTGGTCGAGGAGGCCGGCTATTCCAAGGCGAAGCCGCTGAAGGCCACCTTCATCATCGCGCAAGGCGGCACCGGCCAGATGCTGTCGCTGCCGATGAATGAATTCCTGCAGCAGAGTTTCAAGGAGATCGGTATCGACATCGACTTCAAGGTGGTCGAGCTCGAGACGCTCTACACGCACTGGCGCAAGGGCGCGGCCGACGAGATGAACGCCGGCATCACCGCCAACAACATCGCCTATGTCACGTCAGATCCGCTCTACGCCATCGTCCGCTTCTTCCACTCGGGCCAGATCGCGCCCGTCGGCGTCAATTGGGGCGGCTACAAGAACCCGAAGGTCGACGCGCTGATCGACGAGGCCAAGCAGACGTTCGATTCCGTCAAGCAGGACGCGCTGCTGGCGCAGGCGCATGCCCTGATCGTGGACGATGCCACGCTGGTGTGGGTCGTCCACGACACCAATCCGCACGCGCTGTCGCCGAAGATCAAGCAGTTCGTGCAGGCGCAGCACTGGTTTCAGGATCTGACGACGATCGGGATGGAGTGA